The proteins below are encoded in one region of Limnochorda pilosa:
- a CDS encoding lipid-A-disaccharide synthase-related protein: MAVERPMRLLVLSNGHGEDLLARTLVSALQARAAEVGVALEVWAFPLVGEGLAWTASEPGRRAVPEPLGAAAEERGGRPWKVVGVQAAMPSGGFLLEGSGGLWKDLRAGLLGLAARQARSVRGLGRQADWVLAVGDVVPLAAGILLARRPTVFVSTAKSERIRGFGRAERRLMRRARLVFARDPESARALADAGVPARYAGNLMMDALEAGPLPEAATDGLVVALLPGSHADAYDNLAVMGRVAMAVAACWPGPARFLVPLAAGLDPVRAQDALASGGWRAAGGPPQEGPGAAPAAEAGGRWFETGSAARGGPLLWMGQGLFGSVLHGCHLVVGLAGTANEQAAGLGKPVVTFPGPGIQATEAFLADQRRLLGEAVVVAPPDPDAVAREICRIASDPAAYRRMSEAGRAVMGRAGAAGRMAGQIVAAFGGGEGPFGPAEKIRP; encoded by the coding sequence TTGGCCGTTGAGAGACCCATGCGGCTTCTGGTCCTCTCCAACGGTCATGGGGAGGACCTGCTGGCCCGAACCCTCGTCTCCGCCCTCCAGGCGCGAGCCGCGGAGGTGGGGGTGGCCCTGGAGGTCTGGGCCTTCCCCCTGGTGGGCGAGGGCCTCGCCTGGACCGCATCGGAGCCGGGGCGCCGGGCGGTGCCGGAGCCCCTTGGGGCGGCCGCGGAGGAGCGGGGCGGCCGGCCGTGGAAGGTGGTGGGGGTGCAGGCCGCGATGCCGTCCGGCGGGTTCCTCCTGGAGGGCAGCGGCGGGCTCTGGAAGGACCTGCGGGCGGGCCTTCTGGGCCTGGCCGCCCGGCAGGCCCGAAGCGTGCGGGGGCTGGGCCGGCAGGCCGACTGGGTGCTCGCCGTGGGCGACGTGGTGCCGCTGGCCGCGGGGATCCTGCTGGCCCGGCGCCCGACGGTCTTCGTGAGCACGGCCAAGAGCGAGCGCATCCGGGGTTTCGGCCGTGCGGAGCGCCGGCTCATGCGGCGGGCGCGTCTGGTCTTCGCCCGCGACCCCGAGAGCGCCCGGGCGCTGGCCGATGCGGGCGTGCCCGCCCGGTACGCCGGCAACCTGATGATGGATGCCCTGGAAGCGGGGCCCCTGCCCGAGGCGGCGACCGACGGGCTGGTGGTGGCGCTCCTGCCCGGAAGCCACGCGGACGCGTACGACAACCTGGCCGTCATGGGTCGGGTGGCGATGGCGGTGGCCGCGTGCTGGCCCGGTCCGGCCCGCTTCCTGGTGCCTCTGGCCGCCGGGCTGGACCCGGTGCGGGCCCAGGACGCCCTCGCCTCCGGCGGCTGGCGGGCGGCGGGCGGCCCTCCCCAGGAGGGTCCGGGCGCGGCACCCGCGGCCGAGGCCGGGGGCCGGTGGTTCGAGACCGGATCGGCCGCCCGCGGTGGGCCGCTCCTTTGGATGGGCCAGGGCCTCTTCGGCAGCGTGCTGCACGGCTGCCACCTGGTGGTGGGGCTGGCGGGCACCGCCAACGAGCAGGCGGCGGGCCTGGGCAAGCCCGTGGTGACCTTTCCCGGTCCCGGCATCCAGGCAACCGAAGCATTCCTGGCGGACCAGCGGCGCCTTCTGGGCGAGGCGGTGGTGGTGGCGCCGCCCGATCCCGACGCCGTGGCCCGGGAGATCTGCCGCATCGCTTCCGACCCGGCGGCGTACCGGCGCATGAGCGAGGCCGGGCGGGCGGTCATGGGCCGCGCCGGCGCGGCGGGGCGGATGGCGGGTCAGATCGTGGCCGCCTTCGGCGGCGGCGAGGGGCCTTTCGGCCCTGCAGAGAAGATCCGGCCGTGA
- a CDS encoding ABC transporter ATP-binding protein, translating into MSPAASAPVPEVATRPSDAGRRSVALRLLQYARPHLRAALGGLLCMLVVSGTELVLPLIFGQGIVREVLSVHSSMTRITQLVLLIVGLMLVRGLFRYGRGYLLGYTAQRLVADLRRAVHQKLQELSLDFHQRHRTGELVSRITFDAAQIQAGVGRAIGDLAGQLLTLAGVLFFLIYLNARMALVSLIILALAGWAIDLYGRRIRRASRRVQERMAGIAAALQEMLGAIRVVKAFTLQRSLQGRFDQENEAGFEAQMKSVQLEATVTPVVELVTAVGVAAILWVGGWEILHGRMDAGGFMSFVGYLALVLGPVGGISHTSAQLQQAAAAAQRVFELLDEPDRVAEPPVPRRLPRCKGRVSFEDVWFAYEPGQWVLRGIDLKVEPGQRVALVGPSGAGKSTLVNLIPRFYDVARGTVRVDGIDVRELSIEDLRRAIGLVPQETVLFGVSVLENLAYGRSGATREEIEAAARAANAHDFIMELPQGYETRVGERGATLSGGQRQRIAIARALLRDPRLLILDEATSSLDAPSERLVQEALERLMRDRTSFVVAHRLSTVVAADRILVVDGGRVVEEGTHAELMNRRGLYRSLFEAQSREGVQTLGR; encoded by the coding sequence ATGAGCCCAGCAGCTTCGGCTCCGGTACCCGAGGTCGCCACGCGCCCCAGCGATGCCGGCCGGCGGAGCGTGGCGCTGCGCCTCCTGCAGTACGCCCGTCCGCACCTGCGCGCCGCCCTGGGAGGCCTCCTTTGCATGCTGGTCGTCTCCGGGACCGAGCTCGTGCTCCCGCTGATCTTCGGCCAGGGCATCGTGCGCGAGGTGCTCAGCGTCCACAGCTCCATGACGCGCATCACCCAGCTCGTCCTCCTGATCGTGGGCCTGATGCTGGTGCGGGGCCTCTTCCGCTACGGGCGCGGCTACCTCCTGGGTTATACGGCCCAGCGGCTGGTGGCCGACCTGCGGCGCGCCGTACACCAGAAGCTTCAGGAGCTCTCCCTGGACTTCCACCAGCGGCACCGGACGGGCGAGCTGGTCTCCCGGATCACCTTCGACGCCGCCCAGATCCAGGCCGGCGTGGGCCGTGCCATCGGCGACCTGGCCGGCCAGCTCCTGACCCTGGCGGGGGTGCTCTTCTTCCTGATCTACCTCAACGCCCGCATGGCCCTGGTGAGCCTGATCATCCTGGCCCTGGCAGGGTGGGCCATCGACCTGTACGGCCGCCGCATCCGCCGGGCCAGCCGCCGGGTGCAGGAGCGCATGGCGGGCATCGCCGCGGCCCTGCAGGAGATGCTGGGGGCGATCCGGGTCGTCAAGGCCTTTACCCTCCAGCGGAGCCTCCAGGGTCGCTTCGACCAGGAGAACGAGGCGGGCTTCGAGGCCCAGATGAAGTCGGTACAGCTCGAGGCGACGGTGACGCCCGTGGTGGAGCTGGTGACCGCCGTGGGCGTCGCGGCCATCCTCTGGGTGGGCGGATGGGAGATCCTCCACGGCCGCATGGACGCGGGAGGGTTCATGAGCTTCGTCGGCTACCTGGCCCTGGTCCTGGGGCCCGTGGGCGGCATCTCCCACACCTCGGCCCAGCTCCAGCAGGCGGCCGCGGCAGCCCAGCGGGTCTTCGAGCTGCTGGACGAGCCCGACCGGGTGGCCGAGCCGCCCGTCCCCCGGCGGCTGCCCCGCTGCAAAGGGCGGGTGAGCTTCGAGGACGTCTGGTTCGCGTACGAGCCGGGCCAGTGGGTGCTGCGGGGCATCGACCTGAAGGTGGAGCCGGGGCAGCGGGTGGCCCTGGTGGGGCCCAGCGGGGCCGGCAAGTCGACCCTGGTGAACCTGATCCCCCGCTTCTACGACGTTGCCCGGGGGACGGTGCGGGTGGACGGCATCGACGTGCGCGAGCTCTCGATCGAGGACCTGCGCCGGGCCATCGGGCTGGTTCCTCAGGAGACGGTGCTCTTTGGGGTGAGCGTCTTGGAGAACCTGGCCTACGGGCGCTCTGGGGCCACCCGCGAGGAGATCGAAGCCGCGGCCCGGGCCGCCAACGCGCACGATTTCATCATGGAGCTGCCCCAGGGCTACGAGACGAGGGTGGGGGAGCGGGGGGCCACCCTCTCGGGCGGCCAGCGGCAGCGGATCGCGATCGCCCGCGCACTCCTGCGGGACCCGCGCCTGCTCATTCTGGACGAGGCGACCTCCTCCCTGGACGCCCCCTCGGAGCGGTTGGTGCAGGAAGCGTTGGAGCGGCTCATGCGGGACCGGACGAGCTTCGTGGTGGCCCACCGGCTCTCCACCGTCGTGGCCGCAGACCGGATCCTGGTGGTGGACGGCGGGCGGGTGGTGGAAGAAGGAACCCACGCCGAGCTCATGAACCGGCGGGGTCTCTACCGGAGCCTCTTCGAGGCCCAGTCCCGGGAAGGGGTCCAGACCCTTGGCCGTTGA